The following are encoded in a window of Danio aesculapii chromosome 12, fDanAes4.1, whole genome shotgun sequence genomic DNA:
- the LOC130238457 gene encoding cytochrome b-245 chaperone 1 homolog yields MGYMIVEKHTSELLHLKRSPGIRSWSILVGIASVGLAAAYYSSDNILWKLFYVTGCFFVALQNMEEWEEAVFNKSKNEIELKTFSLYTMLLTLWKRGHEKVLLDLRHLRDVSVQEERVRYLGKGYLVVLRLATGFSYPLTQSATLGARSDVEALAALLKRFLGLEELQQRLADDDYPDDDDGIEDLGLGDSSDSQDDDGDDEEH; encoded by the exons ATGGGCTATATGATTGTAGAAAAACACACATCTGAGCTTCTTCATTTGAAGAGATCTCCTGGAATCAGATCTTGGTCCATCCTTGTCG GAATTGCTTCAGTTGGACTGGCGGCAGCCTATTACAGCTCTG ACAACATATTATGGAAGCTTTTCTATGTGACGGGCTGCTTTTTTGTAGCCTTGCAGAATATGGAGGAATGGGAG GAGGCAGTGTTTAATAAATCTAAGAACGAGATCGAACTGAAGACCTTCAGTCTCTATACCATGTTGTTGACTCTGTGGAAAAGAGGGCATGAGAAAG TGCTGTTAGATCTGCGCCACCTTCGGGACGTCAGTGTTCAGGAGGAGAGAGTGAGGTATCTTGGGAAGGGTTACCTGGTAGTGCTGCGTTTGGCTACAGGCTTCTCTTACCCGCTTACACAGAGCGCCACACTTGGGGCACGCAG TGATGTTGAGGCACTTGCGGCACTTCTGAAGCGCTTTTTGGGGCTGGAGGAATTACAGCAACGTTTGGCGGACGATGATTATCCTGACGACGATGACGGCATTGAAGATTTGGGTTTGGGTGATAGCAGTGATTCAcaagatgatgatggtgatgatgaagaacATTAA